A stretch of the Caldalkalibacillus salinus genome encodes the following:
- a CDS encoding DUF899 family protein, with translation MNQNYNTSTLPKVVDRSTWQAKLDELRIREKAHTREGDAIAAARRRLPMVEVDSTIPLIGPDGPVTLLETFEGRHQLVVYYHMWHTGKPAAEQCEGCTFSTTHINELSYLHSRDVSYATFCQGPYKESSQYRDFMGWTVPWYSVPQDSVDRLIVGRHFGILVSYIRDGDKVYETYWTTGRGNELMSPSYGLLDLTVYGRQEFWEDSPEGWPQRWGSKGGQFQLDGRPTAQWSRLAAGRSDDLG, from the coding sequence ATGAATCAAAATTACAACACTTCTACGTTGCCTAAAGTGGTCGACCGGTCCACCTGGCAGGCCAAACTGGATGAGTTACGGATTCGAGAGAAGGCGCATACTCGCGAAGGTGATGCAATTGCGGCAGCCCGTCGGCGGCTGCCGATGGTTGAGGTGGACTCGACCATTCCGCTGATCGGCCCAGATGGTCCAGTCACGCTGCTGGAGACGTTCGAGGGCCGTCACCAGCTAGTCGTCTACTATCACATGTGGCACACCGGCAAGCCCGCCGCAGAGCAGTGCGAGGGCTGTACCTTCTCCACGACTCACATCAACGAGCTGTCCTACCTACACTCACGGGACGTGAGCTATGCGACTTTTTGTCAGGGACCGTATAAAGAAAGCTCGCAGTATCGCGACTTCATGGGCTGGACGGTTCCCTGGTACTCGGTACCCCAAGACTCCGTGGACCGGTTGATCGTAGGGCGACACTTCGGCATCTTGGTTAGTTATATCCGGGACGGTGACAAGGTCTACGAGACCTACTGGACTACTGGTCGCGGCAACGAACTGATGTCACCGTCTTACGGATTGCTGGACCTGACTGTCTACGGCAGGCAGGAGTTCTGGGAAGATTCGCCCGAGGGCTGGCCGCAGCGTTGGGGCTCCAAAGGTGGTCAGTTTCAGCTAGACGGTCGCCCGACAGCCCAGTGGTCCCGCCTTGCAGCCGGACGCTCCGACGATCTCGGGTAA
- a CDS encoding DUF4440 domain-containing protein, with product MALSSLRAYIFELEKRLMKYDPKDLDTLLAEDFYEIGSSGQVYRKHDQLVAAHKETTLKIAYTVSDFDMKLLAPDIALVTYQTTRHHDMKISLRSSIWQLKHNQWQMTFHQGTPTNNT from the coding sequence ATGGCACTTTCATCGTTACGAGCGTATATATTTGAACTTGAAAAGCGCTTAATGAAGTATGACCCTAAAGATCTAGACACGTTGCTCGCCGAGGACTTTTATGAGATCGGTTCGTCAGGTCAAGTGTATCGTAAACATGATCAACTAGTAGCCGCACACAAGGAAACCACCCTTAAGATAGCATATACTGTATCAGATTTTGATATGAAGCTATTGGCACCAGATATAGCACTAGTAACCTATCAGACTACGAGACACCACGATATGAAAATCTCGTTAAGAAGTTCTATATGGCAACTAAAGCATAATCAGTGGCAAATGACCTTTCATCAGGGAACACCTACGAACAATACATAA
- a CDS encoding efflux RND transporter permease subunit: MIGIVARMTKYKKWIVFSFILIAIISSVAQLFVSVNYRMVDYLPDDAQSTQAIDIMDQEFTTAVPNTRVMIHDVTVQEALNYKSQLVAIDGVSDVVWLDDLVDLKTPLEMIEPELIEDYYKDNKALFSLSVRDGEEVAATDAIYELVGDKGAIAGEALDTATSQKMAGTETLYAASLLIPIIILILVLSTTSWAEPVFFLVAIGVSVVINLGTNVFIGEVSFVTQSVAPILQLAVSLDYAIFLLHSFSDYRKKKYHVEEAMQLAVKKSFPTITASAATTFFGFTALTFMNFEIGSDLGFNLVKGIFLSYVTVILFLPALTLCFYKWIDKTQHKSFVPSFKGIGGRVLKMRVLSVIVVFALLIPSFLAQSQTAFTYGLGEQPETTRAGSDLLEIEASFGAFTPIVVLVPKGDVAKEAKLAQDLEEIEHVTSVMAYVNTVGSVIPSEYLDESMTSEFFSEHYSRMIINTDTGKEGDVPFGVVETVQQTAAHYYGDEALTLGESVTLYDIKNTVMRDNTVVNILTVVTIAIVLIITFRSVSIPLILLITIQSAVWINLSIPYFTATSLVFVGYLIISTVQLAATVDYAILLSDAYKENRRKMPSLRAIKKTLDEKTFSISVSASILSSVGYILWLTSSNPIVSSIGLLLGRGALLAFVVVVCFLPALLLMTDRWISRTTYRANFYEGE; encoded by the coding sequence ATGATTGGCATAGTAGCAAGAATGACCAAATATAAAAAATGGATTGTCTTTTCTTTTATACTGATTGCGATCATCTCATCTGTGGCGCAATTATTTGTATCCGTCAATTATCGTATGGTCGATTACTTACCCGATGATGCCCAATCGACACAAGCGATTGACATCATGGATCAGGAATTTACAACGGCTGTTCCAAATACGAGAGTCATGATACATGACGTCACGGTTCAGGAAGCCCTAAACTATAAAAGCCAACTAGTCGCGATTGACGGGGTGTCCGATGTTGTCTGGTTAGATGACCTCGTCGATTTGAAAACACCGCTTGAAATGATAGAGCCTGAGTTAATAGAAGACTACTACAAGGATAACAAGGCGTTATTTTCATTGAGTGTACGCGATGGTGAAGAAGTCGCCGCTACGGATGCCATATATGAGCTCGTGGGTGATAAAGGGGCTATCGCTGGTGAGGCGTTAGATACGGCCACTTCACAAAAGATGGCGGGAACGGAAACCCTTTACGCCGCGTCACTTCTCATACCCATTATTATCCTTATATTGGTCCTATCCACCACCTCCTGGGCAGAGCCCGTGTTTTTCTTGGTTGCAATTGGCGTTTCAGTGGTGATCAACTTAGGAACGAACGTGTTCATCGGCGAGGTTTCTTTCGTTACACAATCGGTCGCTCCAATATTACAGCTCGCCGTATCGCTAGATTATGCTATTTTTCTCCTGCACAGTTTTTCAGATTATAGGAAGAAGAAGTACCATGTCGAAGAGGCGATGCAGCTAGCGGTGAAAAAATCTTTCCCTACGATTACAGCGAGTGCAGCGACGACGTTTTTTGGATTTACGGCCCTTACATTTATGAATTTTGAAATCGGATCAGATCTTGGATTCAACTTAGTGAAAGGGATTTTCCTCAGTTACGTGACCGTCATCCTCTTTTTACCCGCTTTAACGTTATGCTTTTATAAATGGATTGATAAAACTCAGCACAAAAGCTTCGTTCCTAGCTTCAAAGGCATCGGAGGTCGTGTGCTAAAAATGCGGGTGCTGAGTGTCATCGTTGTCTTTGCGCTTCTGATCCCGAGCTTCTTAGCCCAAAGTCAAACGGCGTTTACGTATGGTCTTGGGGAGCAGCCGGAAACGACACGAGCGGGCAGCGATTTACTAGAGATAGAAGCGTCGTTTGGGGCATTCACCCCGATTGTGGTCCTCGTCCCTAAAGGGGATGTCGCCAAAGAGGCAAAACTAGCACAAGATTTAGAGGAAATAGAGCATGTCACAAGCGTCATGGCTTATGTGAATACGGTAGGGTCTGTGATCCCATCCGAATATCTCGATGAGTCAATGACGAGTGAGTTCTTTTCAGAGCATTATAGCCGCATGATTATCAATACGGATACTGGTAAGGAGGGTGATGTTCCCTTTGGCGTAGTGGAAACGGTACAGCAGACAGCAGCCCACTATTATGGAGACGAGGCCCTCACGCTAGGGGAAAGTGTCACACTATATGACATCAAAAACACGGTGATGAGAGACAACACGGTTGTCAATATCCTAACGGTTGTGACCATAGCCATCGTTCTTATCATCACCTTTAGGTCCGTGTCTATACCACTTATATTGTTGATCACAATTCAGTCTGCTGTATGGATCAATCTATCGATTCCGTATTTCACCGCTACTTCCTTAGTTTTTGTCGGGTACCTGATCATTAGCACGGTCCAACTGGCCGCTACGGTGGACTACGCCATTCTACTTTCAGACGCGTATAAAGAGAATCGTAGAAAGATGCCGTCATTACGTGCGATTAAGAAGACATTGGATGAGAAAACGTTCTCGATTTCCGTATCAGCCTCCATTTTATCCAGTGTAGGGTATATATTGTGGCTGACGTCTTCCAATCCTATCGTTTCTTCCATTGGTCTGCTGCTGGGAAGAGGGGCGTTGCTGGCCTTTGTTGTGGTCGTCTGCTTCTTACCAGCGCTACTGCTCATGACGGATAGATGGATCAGTCGAACGACGTATCGAGCAAATTTTTATGAGGGGGAATGA
- a CDS encoding RDD family protein, translating to MENINYPGGFWRRLAAQILDAIIVSLPIAMLAGLIMTNEQVAEALSNIMYLIYTIVIPLVWYGYTVGKRILGVRIVRKDGSPVSIGTMLLRVLVGHIVYVVTLGIALVISAFMVGLREDKRAIHDMIAGTYVTTLEP from the coding sequence ATGGAAAACATAAACTATCCCGGAGGTTTTTGGAGAAGGCTTGCCGCCCAAATACTAGATGCCATTATCGTATCACTGCCTATTGCTATGCTAGCCGGACTTATAATGACAAATGAACAGGTGGCAGAAGCACTCTCTAATATTATGTATCTCATTTACACGATTGTGATACCGCTCGTATGGTACGGGTATACCGTAGGCAAGAGAATTCTTGGTGTACGCATTGTCAGGAAAGACGGAAGCCCCGTCAGTATTGGCACCATGTTACTGAGAGTCTTGGTCGGTCATATCGTGTATGTAGTGACCCTAGGTATTGCCTTAGTCATTAGCGCCTTTATGGTGGGACTAAGAGAAGATAAACGGGCCATCCACGATATGATCGCCGGTACGTATGTCACAACCTTAGAACCATAA
- a CDS encoding methylated-DNA--[protein]-cysteine S-methyltransferase, producing MQPFTVAVIDIIKHIPKGHTMTYGQVARLAGHPRAARQVARILHSSSAKYLLPWHRVINAKGEIALNDPDKVERQKSLLEAEGVVIVGKRVVTGNNSTVKDF from the coding sequence GTGCAACCTTTTACAGTGGCCGTCATTGATATTATTAAACACATTCCCAAAGGTCATACCATGACCTATGGTCAAGTTGCCAGGCTAGCGGGTCATCCGCGTGCAGCAAGACAAGTGGCAAGAATCCTTCATTCATCAAGTGCGAAGTACCTCTTACCGTGGCACCGTGTCATTAATGCCAAGGGTGAAATCGCTCTAAACGATCCAGATAAGGTTGAACGACAGAAAAGTTTACTAGAAGCCGAAGGTGTTGTCATCGTTGGCAAGCGGGTGGTGACGGGTAATAATAGTACAGTAAAGGATTTTTAA
- a CDS encoding TetR/AcrR family transcriptional regulator: protein MIGLNAKLDRRKKYTRMVLKDSLMSLLKEKQISSVTVKELCERADINRSTFYSHYSDPYDLLYSIEEEMIEDINETFSQYNYTKEEEALQMTEVMLEYIVANSEKCQILLSEHGDIAFQKRIMKIAQQFLMKNWLDVISFDKEDQALSEYISMFVVSGSIHVVRNWLNNGMDQSPKEMAKIITDLTNNGLSSLR, encoded by the coding sequence GTGATAGGATTGAACGCTAAGTTAGACAGGAGAAAAAAATATACCCGCATGGTTCTAAAGGACAGTCTGATGTCATTATTAAAGGAAAAGCAAATTTCCTCGGTGACCGTAAAAGAACTATGTGAACGAGCCGATATCAATCGCTCAACGTTTTATTCCCATTACTCAGATCCGTATGATCTCCTATACAGTATTGAAGAAGAAATGATTGAGGATATAAACGAGACATTTAGTCAGTACAATTACACGAAGGAAGAAGAAGCCTTACAAATGACTGAAGTCATGCTAGAGTATATCGTGGCAAACAGCGAGAAATGTCAAATTCTTTTGAGTGAGCATGGGGATATAGCGTTCCAAAAGAGGATTATGAAGATCGCTCAGCAATTCTTGATGAAAAACTGGCTGGATGTCATCAGTTTCGATAAGGAAGATCAGGCGCTCTCAGAATATATCAGTATGTTTGTGGTTAGTGGTAGTATTCACGTGGTCAGAAACTGGTTGAATAATGGCATGGACCAGTCGCCAAAGGAAATGGCTAAAATCATCACGGACCTGACCAATAACGGGCTTTCCTCATTACGCTGA
- a CDS encoding GNAT family N-acetyltransferase, with product MNIRLRHKDEKPPMALLLLADPSPRIVEAYLERGDCYIAEMNNETIGIYVLLPTRPETVELVNIAVVEEKHGRGIGRLLIKDAIQTAKRNGYQTIEIGTGNSSIGQLALYQKCGFRITGIDRDFFTSHYQEDIYENGIQCRDMIRLAQNLL from the coding sequence ATGAATATCCGGTTACGACATAAGGATGAAAAACCACCAATGGCATTGCTGCTATTAGCTGATCCTTCTCCACGTATAGTGGAAGCGTACTTAGAGCGAGGGGATTGTTACATTGCAGAAATGAACAATGAAACGATTGGCATTTATGTTCTACTTCCAACGAGGCCTGAAACGGTGGAGCTAGTGAACATTGCAGTCGTAGAAGAAAAGCATGGTAGGGGTATAGGAAGGCTTTTAATAAAGGATGCTATTCAGACAGCGAAAAGAAACGGGTACCAGACAATTGAGATTGGGACAGGAAACTCAAGCATAGGTCAGCTTGCTTTATATCAGAAATGTGGGTTTAGAATAACTGGTATTGATAGAGACTTTTTTACTAGCCATTACCAAGAAGACATCTACGAGAACGGGATACAATGCAGGGATATGATTCGTTTAGCTCAAAATCTATTATGA
- a CDS encoding SRPBCC family protein produces the protein MLARVEITHTFNASREQVFKAFTEAEHLQNWWGPKGWAFHVSQSDFRPGGVFHYSQQPADGDVMWVKFVYNEMVAPEKIVYTNFFSDEEGQIVRAPFDESWPLETLNTLMFTEDEGQTTLTAIITPASATEEELKTFGASQDMVHAGFSGTFNQLEDYLSKESK, from the coding sequence ATGTTAGCTCGAGTTGAAATAACCCATACTTTCAATGCTTCACGTGAACAAGTATTTAAAGCATTCACCGAAGCAGAACATTTACAAAACTGGTGGGGGCCAAAAGGTTGGGCGTTTCATGTTTCTCAATCAGATTTCCGCCCAGGCGGTGTCTTTCATTACAGCCAGCAACCTGCTGATGGTGATGTCATGTGGGTCAAATTTGTATACAATGAAATGGTCGCTCCAGAGAAGATCGTTTACACCAATTTCTTTTCTGATGAGGAAGGTCAGATTGTACGTGCCCCTTTTGACGAAAGTTGGCCTTTGGAGACCCTGAATACATTGATGTTTACCGAGGACGAGGGTCAAACAACCCTTACAGCGATTATAACGCCAGCATCAGCAACCGAAGAGGAACTTAAAACCTTTGGAGCATCACAAGATATGGTTCATGCAGGATTTTCAGGCACCTTCAATCAACTAGAAGATTATTTGTCAAAAGAATCAAAATAA
- a CDS encoding VOC family protein — MQNTNQNIVPHLWFDKEANEAAKFYASIFPDSKITNETTIHDTPSGDCDVVSFELRGQKFMAINAGPLFTFNPSTSFIVNFDPSREENASQHLSEVWTKLSEGGTVLMPLDKYPFSEKYGWIQDKYGLSWQLILSDPEGEERPPIVPSLMFVGDRCGQAEEAVHFYLSVFKHSKQGLKVHYPQGMEPDKEGTIMFSDFMLENQWFAAMDSARDHKFGFNEAISFMVYCDSQEEIDDYWHKLSVVPESEQCGWLKDQYGVSWQIVPRKMEEIMSSNSTPEQIARVTQATFKMKKLDLAELQRAYEG; from the coding sequence ATGCAGAATACAAATCAAAACATTGTTCCGCATTTATGGTTTGACAAAGAGGCAAATGAAGCAGCAAAATTCTATGCTTCTATTTTCCCGGACTCAAAAATTACAAATGAAACAACAATCCACGACACACCTTCAGGAGACTGCGATGTAGTTTCTTTTGAGTTGAGGGGGCAAAAGTTCATGGCCATCAATGCAGGGCCTTTATTTACTTTCAATCCGTCGACGTCTTTTATCGTTAACTTTGATCCGTCGCGAGAAGAAAACGCAAGCCAACATTTAAGTGAGGTTTGGACCAAATTGTCCGAGGGTGGTACTGTGCTAATGCCACTAGACAAGTACCCGTTTAGTGAGAAATATGGTTGGATTCAAGATAAGTATGGTTTGTCATGGCAGTTAATCCTCTCCGATCCAGAGGGTGAAGAGCGACCTCCGATTGTCCCCTCGCTCATGTTTGTCGGTGATCGATGTGGCCAAGCCGAAGAAGCCGTTCATTTTTATTTGTCCGTGTTTAAGCATTCAAAACAGGGTCTCAAAGTTCACTACCCTCAAGGCATGGAACCTGACAAGGAAGGAACCATTATGTTTTCTGACTTCATGCTAGAGAATCAATGGTTTGCCGCAATGGACAGCGCGAGAGATCATAAATTCGGTTTTAACGAGGCCATTTCATTTATGGTATACTGCGACTCACAAGAAGAGATTGATGACTATTGGCATAAGCTATCTGTTGTTCCTGAGTCTGAGCAATGCGGCTGGCTCAAAGATCAGTATGGCGTGTCTTGGCAGATTGTACCGAGAAAAATGGAAGAGATAATGAGTAGCAATAGCACACCCGAACAAATTGCGCGTGTGACCCAAGCAACATTTAAAATGAAGAAACTTGACCTTGCGGAGTTACAAAGAGCATACGAGGGATAA